A segment of the Caldalkalibacillus thermarum genome:
ACCATCAGCCTGTCCATGATATCGTAGATGAAAATAGAACTTGGAGACACCTCGATTTTTGGGAATATAAGACATACTTACACGCTCGTCTTCCGAGGACGAAGTGTAAACAATGCGGAAAAACACGTACTGTCCAAGTGGAGTGGTCAAGACCAAACAATCATTTCACTTGGAAATTTGAATCTTATGTCTTATCGCTGATGAAAGAAATGCCCGTAGCTGCTGTTGCCAGAGAAGTTCGGGAACACGATACTCGATTATGGCGTATATTTCACTATTATGTGCATCGTGCGATGCAGGAATTAGATCTGAGTACAGTTAGACGAATTGCCATTGACGAAACGTCTGTCCGTAGAGGGCATGATTATATTACATTATTTGTTGATGTTGATACGAAAAAGGTCTTATTTGCAACTGAAGGCAAAGACTCCAGTGTTTTATCTCAGTTTAAACAACACCTTGAAGATAAAGGGATACCTGCTTCACAAATTGAAGAGTGTTGCTGTGACATGTCCCCCGCCTTTATCAATGGGATTGAAAGCACATTTCCGAATGCCAAAATAACTTATGACAAATTTCATGTCATGAAAATGGTCAATGAGGCGGTAGATACCGTTCGTCGTGCAGAACAAAAAGAAGTCGATGACTTAAAAAAGACACGATACATCTGGTTGAAAAACGAACAAAACCTTACGGCTAAACAGCGTGAACAGCTGATCAAACTCAAAGATACAAACTTAAAAACAGCTAGAGCATACAAGATTAAACTTGCCCTTCAAGACTTTTGGACGTATCCGGCAATCTTAGCCGATATATATTTCAACGAATGGTACAACTGGGCTATTCGTTCACAGCTTGAACCAATAAAAGAGGTCGCTCGTTCCCTTAAGAGACATCAAGAGGGTATCCTTCGATGGTTCCAAACAAAAATCACAAATGGCCTTCTTGAAGGCATTAACAGTCTCGTTCAAGCATCAAAACGTAAAGCAAGGGGCTATAGAACAACCAAAAACTTCATCAGTATGGTTTATGCAACGGCTAATAAGTTAGATGTTGTAGCTCAGCCCTAAGGGCTGGACTTATTCCTTGTCAGCTTAATAACACCCACCTCTATTCTCGGGAGAGCGGTCAAGCGGTTTGGGCTTGAGGGCTCTCCCGAGAATAGAGATACTATGAAAAGCTGACAAGGATAATCTTCTCTACTTCTTGCTAATTCCACAGTAAATAGCGAAGAGCCTAACATTAATTAAATAATTATGTCATATTTTATTACATAAATAGTGATTTTTTATTAAATTTTTATATTATAAAGAATAACAGAAATAATTTTTGACCATACATAATTTTCTGATATTTTATGTAGCGGTTAAAAATTAACTACTATTCATTCAATTTAATTTTTAAAAGTGATGGAGGGACGATGATGAAAGGAAAAATCTATCGAATCTTCTTAGTGGTTATGACAATTATGATGATTTTAAGTGCATGTAGCAACAGCAGCTCTAGCAATTCGACATCAGGTGGTTCGGATTCCTCTGAAAGTAATACTAAGCCAACATATGGAGGAAAGTTAG
Coding sequences within it:
- a CDS encoding ISL3 family transposase, with translation HQPVHDIVDENRTWRHLDFWEYKTYLHARLPRTKCKQCGKTRTVQVEWSRPNNHFTWKFESYVLSLMKEMPVAAVAREVREHDTRLWRIFHYYVHRAMQELDLSTVRRIAIDETSVRRGHDYITLFVDVDTKKVLFATEGKDSSVLSQFKQHLEDKGIPASQIEECCCDMSPAFINGIESTFPNAKITYDKFHVMKMVNEAVDTVRRAEQKEVDDLKKTRYIWLKNEQNLTAKQREQLIKLKDTNLKTARAYKIKLALQDFWTYPAILADIYFNEWYNWAIRSQLEPIKEVARSLKRHQEGILRWFQTKITNGLLEGINSLVQASKRKARGYRTTKNFISMVYATANKLDVVAQP